From Amaranthus tricolor cultivar Red isolate AtriRed21 chromosome 4, ASM2621246v1, whole genome shotgun sequence:
TtggtttattgtttaatttggtTAAAACTTCGATTTTTTTATGTGGGTTTGTGTTGTTTTTTTGCtagtttttatgggttttgcaTTTTGGGTTTGACTGATTCCTTGTGAATTTCAATGGTTAGTGTAGTTTCTTCTGAATGGTTTGAGTAAAGAATCTTAATTTGTGTGTGTATTTGCATTCCTGTGATGAGTTCATATTCCCCTTTTGAGCTGCAAAATACATCTAGTATGTGATAGTATAATGCAGGTAGTTTGAATTATGCCATTCTAGGTCACAAGCCTAATCTTGTGAAACATTTATTATGATGTACTTAAGTGTTATTGCAAGCATGGGTCTGGGACATGCTTTAGATTGGCCTTGCTATTATTCAGAGATGAGTTGCATACTCCAGAATGTCCAGATTGGTGTCTATTATTGTTTCTCGAGTTGAGGGACTCTTTTGGcgtgctctcctttatgggtatgagttgctgccTTTCTTCCCTCCTCAGACCCCGATCAATAGTTTTTTATGGGGGTCGGTcatgtttgttaatttttcgtTGCAGTGATGATATCTTCTACTCCTAAGTCTGAGTTTTAGGATTTTTATCTTCTTTGTTGCTTCGGTGCATGATCTTTGGTATGTGAACCACGCTTCTGCCATCCTTCGACCCCTAAATATGGATTTAGTTACATATTGCAAgttatgttacttggactcaaGTACTGAATACTGATATCGAATACTGGTACGTGTACAAGTGTCGGATAcgttaaatattcaattttacgcctaaaatgaagtgtttaAGTTCCATACCAATGTctgagcatcaaggatcggacacagGTATGTGAAGCAAAATCTAGAGTCCGAGTAAAAATGCATCAAAGTTTTGTTACCATGATTAGCTTATAATCTATGATTATATTTCCAACTGCAAGTTTCCACTTTTGGCATGTTGTTCACATCTATATTTAGTTTGAAGTCTTTTTGCCTATTTTccttaattgaattgatcaatgTGTTATTGTTTATGCCGGTTTCAGCCTGAAAGTGCGGAAAGCTTCCACAGGCATATAGCAGCAACGCTTTTGCGACATCATCGATCAGTCAACAGGAATGGACGTGAAATTCAACCAGTGTCTCCTGCAACTTATAGCAGTTCTATGGAGGTAAAATCTTGGTTCCATTCTATCTTTGCCCTGGTTTTTCGTGATTTTATGTCGCATGGCTTGGAGTCTGAGGTGGgcatttgaataattttaagatCGTTAATTTCCCTTATGAATAGAAATGGGCAAATTGTTGACAACAAATTAATAATCTTGGAGGGATGGCAAAGGTACGGAAGGTTAGGGGTGATTTTAAGCATGTGCACGATGCTCGGCTCATAAATTAAGTTAATTTCTTGGAcccaaaaattaagaaaaaatgtaaaatgaacaaggccttaaaattattgtatgttttcGCTCTGTTTATGGGGAAGAAGATAGAAAAAATTAACCAACAATGAATTGAGAGGAAGGAAAGCGAAGTTTCCATTCCAAACCTTTCCAACTTACTAGAAAGATCTAATGATAGAAAGAAGGAAAGGAATCCCTGTCATCCCCTTCTTGCATCCTCCAATCAACATCCTTTTAAGGAACTCCCCTTTGTCGTGATCGCCTTTTTCTGAACATACTATGAGTAGTTAAATTCCTTCAATATTATTTTCCGAGTCACAAATCGAGATCGGTGTTAGCCTTCTAAAAGAATATTGTGTCAAAGTCgagaattaaatgttaaaatatacacaaattgttgtgtgaGACAGTCTTACTATGAGATGTTCTCCATACATGGGTTGAATAATCCAACTAATACAATCATTAGCATATGGGCTAATTGTTTTGAGGTCATCTCACTGAGAGACGGTccctcacaagagtagctctaAGATTATTATCTAGCTTACATTTTCTTAAACTAGTCGGGTACGCTTATacacactttttgttatattcTAAATAGGTAACGCCATACAATCCCGCTGCTACTCCTGGTAGTTCTTTGGATTTCCGGGGGAGAATGGGTGATCCAAGTTACAGCCTTAAAACATCCACGGAGTTGCTCAAAATTCTCAATCGCATTTGGTCCCTTGAGGAGCAGCACACATCAAACGTGTCGCTGCTAAAAGCTCTGAAGTCAGATTTAAACAATGCTCGAACAAGAATCAAAGATCTGTTGCGCGACAAACAAAAAGACAGGCAGGTAATAGATGAACTGATGAAGCAAGTTACGGAGCATAAACTTGTCAAAAGGAACTTTGATCAAGATCGAGTACAGTCCGCCTTGCAATCCGTGAAGCAAGAACTAGAAAACGagagaaaattaagaaaacgATCTGAAAGTTTGCATCGCAAGATGGCCCGAGAGATTTCCGAAATGAAAATTTCCTTCTCTGAAGCTTTGACCGAACTAGAAAGAGAGAGACGAGCACGGATTCTCCTTGAGGAATTATGTGATGAGTTTGCTATGGGAATAAGAGACTACGAGCACGAACTTAGGTCGCAGAAGTACAGGAGCGAGAAGGAACAGGTTCACCGAGAGCATGTCGACAACTTGGTTCTTCATATTTCAGAGGCGTGGTTGGATGAACGGGTGCAGATGAAGCTCGTGGAAGAAATGCACAAGGATTTGGGAGAGAAGTGCATGATCCTCGATAAGCTTAGGCCTGAAATAGAAACTTTCTTAAAAGCCAGGCAAACTTTGGTTTCGAGAGACGATGTTGACTTGCTCAACCGAAGTTCAAAGGGCAGTGGCATTCGTCGTCAGTCATTGGAATCGTTTCCCTTGAACGAAGCAACAAGCGCCCCTAaaaatgtcgatgaggatgatAATGAATCTATTGATAGCGAGTCGAATTGTTTTGAGCTGACAAAGAATCTTGGCGGGGAATACCCCAACGGAATTTACGCAAAAAGTTCTTCTGATGAAAGAGGTCACGAAGAATCGGTGAAGACAGATAATGCAAAGCTTGAATGCCAAGAGTTAAGTAATGGGCGTAGTTTATCGAGCTTGCAAGCACGGTTCCAAAAACATATGGCTCGAATGACCTTAAGTAATGGTCACACTCAAAATGAGGCCGACGAAGGTTTAATTGACAGGAGGAGTCGACGATTTGGCAGCCACGGAGGGCACTCAAACCGTATTATAAACAATCTCTTAAGGAATAACTCGTCATCGGTCGAGGGGGAGAGGATTCATCCAGAGAGTGAATTGGCAGACGGCCATTTCTTGTTAGCCGATCTTGCTAGTCCGGTGAAGAATTGGGAGTCCAAAATCGGTTCACAAGACCATGAAATCTCCGAGTCTTCTTCAAAATGGTCTAAAGGCGGCAAGGAGAGCACGTTGAAGGCTAGGCTTCTAGAAGCAAGATTGGAGGGACGAAACGTTCAATCGAAGGATTCCTGAGGTGCACCTTAACAAAAGCTTATGCAGGAATATATGCATTGTGAATACTTCTAGTTGGGATGATACCTAGGGGAAATTTTGCTACACTTTGACAAGAATGTTATTGTATTATTCCACATTTTATACACATCTACATTATATGATGTATGAACAATTGGTGTAAGCTCTAGGCAAATAGTGTACTTGTGCTTTCTTTTGTCAGTTGGCCTGAATAAGACACGGGAGAAACTAAACGTATTATGCCTCACAACAATAATGTTAAagttttaatttcaatatatgaATATGACGACATGAGCTATAACAAATCAACATGGGAGATCGTCCTCATCAGCACCATGCTAGTGTGCTATGTGTCGTGCCAACGTGCTTTGTATAAATAGGTTCAAGCACAACTAACCAAACAATTTATGTTGTGTTTATGTCGTAGACAAAagggaattttttttgttaattatttttaccTAACGTAATtgacatttttttcaaaaaacaaatgtaATGATCATCCTAATTGACTATGTATTTCAAAATTTagtcgaaataagtacttaatataacaataaatttaacattttgtcAACCACATGGAAAAGTTGAAAGCTCAAAGTCATCAAGcagatttaaaaaatatttgtggaAAAGCTAAAAACTCAAGATCGCTATATAAAATTTCCACATAAATTTTAAGTTATGACTATATTCTTAATTTACATATTTCTCTAATTGCTCTATACTTCATATCTTTTACTCACACCTCTTGAAAAATCACCCATATTTGTTTTTGGGATTATAGGCTAGgttaagggaaaaaaaaataattgaaattcaaTCCCAACACTTTAACTATAAAGGACGATTATTACTCCAACTAATACAAAATTCAATATTCTTTAACGAATCATCTTTTAATCTCACTTCATGAAGAATCACTCCGGAAAAAATTAAGAGAGATTTAATCTCAGAAACTTGCTTATAAAAAACGTTACTTGCTCTAAGTCGTTTTTATTGGTTTGGCGGGGGGCGACTAGCTAAGATTCGATCCTCGAAACTTGCCAAGTACCACTTTGACGCTTACCATATTCTGGGTTGGATTCTGACATGGCCCTCCGGTTCCATCGGCGTACAGTGTAATCAAAACCCAGAAAACCTTCCAAAGCTCAGCACATTCCAATTCCAAACACCAAAGTAAAGATGGGAGGAGCAGTATTCAGATGGGTGATGCAGCTTCACAAAGATGTGCCCAAAGCTGCCAATTTTTACTCTCAAGGCTTGGGTTTCACTGTCAATGTATGTACTCCTCGTTGGGCTGAGCTTCATTCTGATTCCTTCAAGCTTGCTTTGTTGCACTCTTCTAGGTACCCATTTACTATGCTTTCTTTTTTGAATTCAATCAGTGTATATCATTTAAACCCAGAAATATTTGAACTTTTGATTTGTTTCCCATCAATCATGCTTTGAAACATTACAATTTGAATCGTTTTGTGTAGTCAAAATTGAGTATTTTAGGGTTGATTTGGTGGGTATTGAGTTGGGTTTATTTGggatgatttttaatttgtttagagGTTGTTTGGGGTGGAGAATGATGAATTATGGTTTATGATTGATGACCTGAATCTAAAATATGTTCCAATTTGATCAATTGAATTCGTGGATGCAGCATAGGCCCTCCTCGTACTTGGTgcaaaatattccacttgaatttgaggggtggttgagattcaaatccgtgacctcttgtcacgttgttgtgataccatgtcaaggaaccatctcaatcaaaaacttaaaacttaagctgatggttgaggcctagGATATGCTATGTAACACATAAGGTCACATTTGTTGAAATGGAAGATTTTGGATTTTTCTCTTGTTTCAAATGTCAGAAATATAGCAATAGCTGTTGAGGACATAATTGTGTTCTGATCTTACTAGGTTGTGTTTGGCTACACAGGCTAGTCCCTCGAGCTAAGCTCGGGTTTGAGAATCGTAAAGTATTAGAACATTATGCAAGATGCCTTAGGTTCGGCTATGTTACTTGGATTGGGACTCATGTTATACACGAATTTGTTTAACGTTTAACCaacaaattttatgaatttattccCACGATTTAGCTCAAAAAGAAGTGTCAAGGTGTTTGTACCATTGTGAGAGTGTAGTAGAGCCTATAGACCTAAAAAGAAGAGTCTGAGAGACCAAGTGCATGTTGGATGGCTGCTATTATCTTCTTGGAACATAGATTTTAGTATCTTTTGTGTTAGAGTTAGAAATCAAGGATTAAAGGATCAAGAACAAGGTATAGAATGGAGATTCCGTGCCATGCATAAGGAAACTTTAAGGAGAAAGGATGATGAAGAAAATTGTATATTCACCAAAAGAGAGATAGATTACAAAATGTTTGTCTAAGgctatatatacatgtatgctTGAAGAAATAAGTTTATGAAGAATAGAAATTTTTCATAACAAATTGAACGGGAAGGATCTTGTACCCTCAAATGATGAGAATATGTGTAGAAGAAGGGTAAAAGGAGTATGGACACACACAAGCAAAAAGATGAATGCTTTGATGAATGAAGCACACACAATATAAATGGTGTCTTGAACACCTACCTctcaaaatagaaaatttttcattaatgaataataataacaataatgaaatATCACTCACAAACTAAGAACGCATACACTTGAGCTCAAAGTTTACTCCTTTGATGGAGATTTCATACTGATACAAGGGAGACACACTTTAGGCTCTCAAACTCTATTTTTCTCTATATCTTAGCCACCACACTTCTATTTTGATACTAATTTAGGCCTTATATGTAGCCCACAATATTAGTAAAAGCATCCTAGCAAAAGACATAACGTTCCTAAGCCTCGCACCCAAAACAAAAAAACGCATCAGGGCCTCTGACAGCATGTGCTCGTTTGAGTACCTATTTGTGCTCGTTCAAGCACACTGCATCATACTCTTCTAGCATTTGTTGCACGCTGTCTTGTTCAAGGCACTTAACGCCTTCTTCAAGGTAGCCTGTGTGCTACCCCCTCTTTGTTTTCTTGAAGCACCAATTTCATGCCACTTGTTTCCTCTTGCATTCTCACCATCCTCATCAACTACATATACTATGGAATGAGCAACGATGTGATCACAATCACCTCCAACATTGGGTGATTTTACACTTGCACTAACACAAACTCAATAACATGTACTGCATTATGTAACAGAATTGCACTATGtggaattctttttttttttttactatattttcCAGGTTTATTGTTTGCTCACATtgtgaaattttcaaatttttttcttggATTTCAATTGAACTGGTAAGTAAATTTTGTCATTAGAATAAGGATTAGAATTAGTGAATGTGGTAAGTGAGTAAATTGCAACATTAAACAATGCTGATCAATTATTCAATTGAAAAAGAGGATTGTTTGTATCATTTTTGAGCAATAGGATAACCAATGAAGATACACGGATATGCTCAAAGCTCAATTTTATTCCTCCTGCTTTAGGAGCAGACATGTAACACGGACAACCAAAATCTCTAAGATGGGTATTGCTTGGTTTTGTGCCAAAAAGTTTTTCATATGGTGAGATATGAGTCAAAGAGGATAAGGGAATTTCTGTTTATGAGATATGTAG
This genomic window contains:
- the LOC130811387 gene encoding uncharacterized protein At5g41620-like, producing MEEREKGSEEKEEFLGLKLKRGRLIGKSRGGVCTPPPTWSFEPKIQKKEQEQGEEKTQIHTNNNCGINCSNGDNFCGSSSSVTARQLGANLWEILPHLNSIAKMSKHHKGVSNGGGFQKNKGLQIHTVVEEDPFDSIASEDQPESAESFHRHIAATLLRHHRSVNRNGREIQPVSPATYSSSMEVTPYNPAATPGSSLDFRGRMGDPSYSLKTSTELLKILNRIWSLEEQHTSNVSLLKALKSDLNNARTRIKDLLRDKQKDRQVIDELMKQVTEHKLVKRNFDQDRVQSALQSVKQELENERKLRKRSESLHRKMAREISEMKISFSEALTELERERRARILLEELCDEFAMGIRDYEHELRSQKYRSEKEQVHREHVDNLVLHISEAWLDERVQMKLVEEMHKDLGEKCMILDKLRPEIETFLKARQTLVSRDDVDLLNRSSKGSGIRRQSLESFPLNEATSAPKNVDEDDNESIDSESNCFELTKNLGGEYPNGIYAKSSSDERGHEESVKTDNAKLECQELSNGRSLSSLQARFQKHMARMTLSNGHTQNEADEGLIDRRSRRFGSHGGHSNRIINNLLRNNSSSVEGERIHPESELADGHFLLADLASPVKNWESKIGSQDHEISESSSKWSKGGKESTLKARLLEARLEGRNVQSKDS